From a single Flavobacteriales bacterium genomic region:
- the greA gene encoding transcription elongation factor GreA — MSKVQYFTPEGLKKLKDELEHLMTHERAEISRQIAEARDKGDLSENAEYDAAKDAQGLLELKISKLEAIVANARIIDESKLDHSKVVILSAVTIKNLGNGSKMTYTLVSEEEADLKSGKISVDSPIGKGLLGKKVGDKTAIKVPSGTMEFEIIEIGA, encoded by the coding sequence ATGTCAAAAGTTCAATATTTCACTCCCGAAGGATTGAAAAAACTTAAGGATGAACTGGAACACCTGATGACCCATGAGCGTGCCGAGATCTCACGACAGATCGCAGAGGCCCGGGACAAGGGTGACCTTTCAGAAAATGCGGAATACGACGCTGCCAAAGACGCGCAAGGCTTGTTGGAACTCAAGATATCCAAACTGGAAGCGATCGTTGCCAATGCCCGCATCATTGATGAGTCCAAGTTGGACCATTCAAAGGTGGTGATCCTTTCAGCGGTCACCATCAAGAACCTCGGAAACGGATCGAAAATGACATATACCCTCGTATCCGAAGAAGAAGCTGATTTGAAATCAGGCAAGATATCCGTGGATAGTCCCATCGGGAAAGGATTGCTCGGGAAAAAGGTAGGAGATAAAACAGCGATCAAAGTTCCGTCCGGTACCATGGAATTCGAGATCATTGAAATCGGTGCCTGA